Genomic segment of Saprospira sp. CCB-QB6:
CCGCTAATTTCGGCAATTAGGCGCAACTCAATCTGCGAGTAATCCGCCGCCAACAAGCAGTGATTTTCATCTCTAGCGACAAAAGCCTTGCGAATTTCTCGGCCTCTGGGCGTACGAATTGGAATATTTTGCAAATTCGGATTATTAGAACTCAAACGGCCCGTTGTGGTCAGGGCTTGATTGAATGAGCTATGCAAACGGCCCGTAAATTTATTGACCAAGCGGGGTAGGGCCTCCACATAAGTCGAACGCAATTTGGCCAATTGGCGATACTCTAAAATCCAGGCAATAATTTCATATTCATGGGCCAATTCGCTCAATTTTTCTTCATTGGTCGAATATTGGCCGGTTTTGGTTTTTCTCCAGCGGTAGGGGATTTCCAATTTATCAAAAAGCAATTCGCCCAACTGTTTAGGCGAGTCCAAATTGAGCAAGGGAGCCTCGGCCTTTTCTAAAATCTTTTTGACCAAAACATCGCTTTCTTGCTTGAGCTCTTCGGCATAATTGTTCAAAAAGTCGCTATCCAAGGCCACGCCTTCAAATTCCATATCCACCAAAACATAAATCAAAGGCGCTTCCATTTCATTATAGAGGGCCAATAATTCTTTAGACAATTGGGGACGCAATTTTTCATAAAGTTGCCAGCTAATATCGGCATCTTCGGCGGCATATTCAATGACTTTTTCTAAAGGCACATCCCGCATACTGCGTTTTTTCTTGCGGCCTTTGCCCAAGAGGTTTTCGATGGGAATGGGCGAATAATTGAGGTAAGTTTCCGATAAATAGTCCAGACTATGTTTTTTATCGGGCTCCAACAAATAGTGCATCAACATGCTATCCCAAAGTTTGCCCGCCACTTTTATATCGTAAAAGCGGAGCATGAGCAGGTCAAATTTTAGGTTTTGGCCCACTTTGGCAATTTCGGGATCTTCAAAGATGGGGCGAAACTCTTCGAGCAGTGTTTTTGTGGCCGCCTGATCTTCGGGCAGGGCCAAATAATAGGCCTTATGGGCCTGTAGGGCAAAAGAAAGGCCCACAATTTCGGAGCCCAATTCTAGGCCCGTCGTTTCACTATCGAAGCAAAAAATGCCTGCTTTTTTGATCTCGGCAATCAGGGCTGCTCTTTTTTCGGCTGTATCCAGCAAAATATATTCGTGCTGGGTATTGCTATGCGTATGATCGACCAATAATTCATTGGCGGCCTTGAGTTTTTTCTTAGGCGCCTCTTCGATGGGCTGTCCAAAAAGATCGACCTGTTGAGGGGCGGCGGCAGGGGCTTCTTGGCCCAAAATCCGTTTGCTCAGACTTCTAAACTCCAGCTCCTTAAAAATTTCGGATAGGGCGTCGCGATTAAATTCTTCCAGGGCATATTTTTCCGCATCAAATTGCACGGGCACATCCAATTTGATGGTCGCCAATTCCTTAGACAAAAGCGCCTGTTCTTTATTTTCCTCTACTCGTTCTTTTTGTTTGCCTTTGAGCTCATGCGTATGCTCCAACAAATTTTCGATGCTGCCATATTGGGCCAATAATTTTTGGGCCGTTTTGGGACCAATGCCCGGAATGCCCGGAATATTATCCACCGCATCGCCTTGCAAGCCCAAAATATCAATGACCTGATCTACTCGTTCAATATTCCATTTTTCCAAGACCTCCGCCTTGCCCAAAACAGAAAACTTATTGCCAAAACGAGCGGGTTTATACAAAAAGATCTGATCTTCCACCAATTGCGCATAATCCTTATCGGGGGTCATCATATAAACCGAAAAGCCTTCTCGGGCAGCCTGTTTGGCCAAGGTCCCAATCACATCATCGGCCTCATAATTGGGCACGGCCACCACCGGAATATTAAAGGCCTCAATAATTTGCTTAACATAGGGAATGGCCAACTGAATATCCTCTGGTTGCTCCTCTCGATTCGCTTTATAGGGCTCATACATTTCATGTCGAA
This window contains:
- the polA gene encoding DNA polymerase I; protein product: MQKKLFLLDAMALIYRAHFAFIKNPLINSKGLNVSAMNGFTSTLWELLRKEKPTHIAVAFDLPGGTFRHEMYEPYKANREEQPEDIQLAIPYVKQIIEAFNIPVVAVPNYEADDVIGTLAKQAAREGFSVYMMTPDKDYAQLVEDQIFLYKPARFGNKFSVLGKAEVLEKWNIERVDQVIDILGLQGDAVDNIPGIPGIGPKTAQKLLAQYGSIENLLEHTHELKGKQKERVEENKEQALLSKELATIKLDVPVQFDAEKYALEEFNRDALSEIFKELEFRSLSKRILGQEAPAAAPQQVDLFGQPIEEAPKKKLKAANELLVDHTHSNTQHEYILLDTAEKRAALIAEIKKAGIFCFDSETTGLELGSEIVGLSFALQAHKAYYLALPEDQAATKTLLEEFRPIFEDPEIAKVGQNLKFDLLMLRFYDIKVAGKLWDSMLMHYLLEPDKKHSLDYLSETYLNYSPIPIENLLGKGRKKKRSMRDVPLEKVIEYAAEDADISWQLYEKLRPQLSKELLALYNEMEAPLIYVLVDMEFEGVALDSDFLNNYAEELKQESDVLVKKILEKAEAPLLNLDSPKQLGELLFDKLEIPYRWRKTKTGQYSTNEEKLSELAHEYEIIAWILEYRQLAKLRSTYVEALPRLVNKFTGRLHSSFNQALTTTGRLSSNNPNLQNIPIRTPRGREIRKAFVARDENHCLLAADYSQIELRLIAEISGDEAMLAAFKAGQDIHSATAARIYEVDIEEVTKEQRYNAKTVNFSIIYGAGAFNLSQNLDIKRKEAADLIEQYFKQYPGLKKYMDQTVETAKEKGYVETLLGRRRYLRDIQSKNAVVRGHAERNAINSPIQGTAADMIKLAMIKVQNRIKAEGLQSKMILQVHDELLFDVPKSELAKLRQLVEEEMKTALPNLQVPILVGIDEGDNWLEAH